The genomic window AACAGGGCAAGGTCGATGCGCTAGCGGCGGCGCAGGCGTTCGACGGATGGATGCGCGCCAAGCCCGTGGACATCGGCAACACTGTGCGGCGCAACCTGCTGCAATTTCGCAAGACGGGAAACCCAGCAGCGCCCTACTCCGACCATGACGCAGGCAACGGTGCTGCGATGCGCCTGCTGCCCGTGGCACTGGCCACTCTCGGCCAGCCAGAGGAGTCCGTGCGCGCTGCCAGCCGCGCCCAAGCCCACGTCACTCACCACTGCGCGCTGTCTGATGCAGCCTGCGAGTGTCTGGTGATGATGGTGCAGGATGCACTGCGCGGTGCGAGCAAAAATGAATTACTGCACCGGCACGCCCACCCGCTCGCCGCTCGCCATCCCGAATTCAAATTCCGCGCCGTGCGCCAGCAAAGCAACCCCAGCGGCTACGTCGCCGACACGATGCAAGCCGTATTCCAGAGTTTCTTCGACACGGATGATTTCAGAGGATGCCTGATCGACGTGGTCAATCGAGGTGGCGATGCAGACACCACCGGTGCCATCGCTGGGATGCTGGCAGGCGCGTTGTACGGACTGGAGGCGATACCGAAGGTCTGGCTCGGTGCACTGGATGACAATATCCTGCGCGCTTGCGAAGCCCAAACGCACGCGCTACTGGAAGCTTCCAACACATTCTTAAGCTGAGGCTGTCCTCAAAACAGCGGGAAACTGCTCATCAGGCGGGCTAGGATTTCTCACTCTCGCAGAGTTTCCTTCTTCTTCCTCAATGTGTTGACGACGACATCTCGCGTTAAGTGTGATGCGAAAAGTTCGATGAAGTGATAGGTATAGCCACGCAGGAACTCGTTGCGGCGCAACGCCAAACGAGTCACGTTGGATTTAAGCAGATGATCGAGCGGCAAGCGACGCAGGCGCACATCGCGTTCGGGCACGAAGGCCATCTCTGCGACGATACCAATGCCCAGTCCGAGATCGACGTAAGTTTTGATAACGTCAGCGTCGATGGCAGACAAGACGATGTTCGGCGTCAACCCTTCGGCCTCAAAGGCCTGATTGATCTTGCTGCGTCCGCTGAAGGCGAAGTCATAGGTGATGATCGGGTACTCGGCCAGTTTGGCCAGCGTCAACTCGTCTTCGTTCAATAGCGGGTGATCCTGCGGCACGATCAGGCAGTGATGCCATTCGTAACATGGCAGCGTCACCAGTTCGTCATATTGATCCAGCGCCTCGGTCGCGATGGCGATGTCGGCCTCGCCGTTCAAAGCTTGCTCGGCGATCTGGGTCGGATTGCCCTGATGCAGATTGAGTTTCACCCCCGGATAGCGCTCGATGAACTGCTTCACCACCGGCGGCAAGGCATAGCGTGCCTGCGTGTGCGTGGTGGCGATCGTCAGCGAACCGGTGTCCTGAGAGCGGAACTCCTGCCCCACCAGTTTGAGATTGTCCGCTTCCAGCAACAGGCGCTGGGCGATGTCCAACACCAACCTGCCCGGCTCGGTGATGCTGGCGATGCGCTTGCCGTTGCGTACAAAGATCTCGATGCCGAGTTCCTCTTCCAGCAACTTGATCTGCTTGCTGATGCCCGGCTGCGAAGTGTAGAGCGCGTCTGCCGCCTGCGAGATGTTCAGGTCGCGCCGGGCGATCTCTTGCAGATAGCGTAATTGCTGAAGGTTCATTTTCGTATTCCTAATAACTAAATCGCATTAGGTAATAATACATCAGTCTTTGTGGATTATTAAGTCAGCCTTACCATGCGCGCCATTCACAACCCCCAAGGCAATCATGGACTGGCTCTACACCTTATCAGGCTTCACCGTTGGCCTTATCGTCGGCGTTACCGGCGTGGGCGGTGGCTCGTTGATGACACCCTTGCTGGTGCTGCTGTTCGGTGTCTCACCCGCCACAGCCGTCGGCACCGACCTGCTCTATGCAGCGCTAACCAAGATGGGCGGCAGCTATGTCCACGGCAAGAAAGGTTCTGTGGATTGGCGTGTGGTCAAGCTGCTCGCACTGGGCAGCTTGCCTGCCGCGCTGTTCAGCCTGTGGCTGCTGAAGAATCTCTCGCTGGATGAGAAAAGTCTGAAATCACTCATTACCAGTGTGTTGAGCGTAGCGCTGATCCTCACAGCCTTCGCCTTATATTTCAAACCTTGGCTGCAAAAACTGGGCCGCAGCAAGGATGGCGCTGTATTTGAGCTCCATGCCCATCATCTGACGGGCGCGACGGTGGCAACCGGGGTGGTATTGGGCACGCTGGTGGCAATCTCTTCGGTCGGTGCGGGCGCGCTGGGCGGCGCAGTGTTGCTTTTCCTCTATCCACGCATGGCTACCGTCAAGATCGTTGGCACCGACATCGCCCACGCGGTGCCGCTGACGCTGGTCGCGGGTTTGGGGCACGCTGCACTCGGCACCGTCAATTTCTCGTTGCTGGGCAGCTTGCTGCTTGGCTCCCTGCCCGGCATCTGGATCGGCAGCCACCTCAGCGCCCGCATCCCGGAAAAGGTATTGCGCTTGCTGCTGGCCACCATGCTGCTGATCATCGGCGCGAAACTGTTGTTCTACAAGTAATCTGAAGAAGGATAAGACCATGAGCATCAATCAAAACAACTTATCGGATCTGGAAGAGATCGCCCGCTTCGAGCAAGCAGTGCAGACCTTCTTTAACGGCCACATCGATGCCGACCGTTTCACGGCTATCCGCCTGCATCAGGGTGTGTACGGCCAGCGCCAACAAGGCGTGAACATGCTGCGCATCAAGGTACCCGGCGGGCGTTTGAATGCCGACCAACTGGACGCGCTGGCCGATGTGGTGACCAGTCATTCGCAGAAGAACATCGCGCACATCACCACGCGCCAGTCGATCCAGATCCACTTCATCCCGCTGGCCGAGATGCCCGCCGCGATGCGTCGCCTCGCGCCCACGGGCCTGACCACACGCGAAGCCTGCGGTAACACCGTGCGCAATATGAGCGCATGCAGTTTGGCGGGCGTGTGCCCACGTGAGCATGTGGACATCGGCACCTATGTGGACGGCGCGACCGAGCACTTCCTGCGCAATCCGCTCAACCAGCAGATGCCGCGCAAGATGAAGATGAGCTTTTCCGGTTGCGAGGCAGATTGCGCCCAGTCGCTGCTGCACGACATCGGCGTGATCGCGGTCAAGCAGGACGGCAAGAACGGCTTCAAGATCAAGTCCGGCGGCGGCCTCGGCCACAAGCCACGCGAAGCCATCGTGGTGGCGGAATTCGTGCCCGAACGTGAGTTGCTGTTCGCTATCGAAGCCTTGGTGACGCTGCACAACAAGTATTCCGACCGTACCAAACGGGCGAAGTCGCGTATCAAGTTTCTGGTGGAACGCTTTGGTGAGGAAGGATTTATCACCAAATACCGCGAGGAATTCGAGCGCACCCGCATCGCATTGGCACAACAGCCCTACCCGCAAGGCGAATGGCGTGTGCCCACCGGCAACGAGCATCCCGGCCCCGGCGCACCGCGTAAAGTGTTCGCACAACGTCAGGCAGGATTGGTCGTGCTACCGATCTCGGTAGCGCTGGGCGAGATCACCGATGTGCAATTGCACGCGCTGGCGGCTGCCTTACGTGTTCACGGGCTGAATGAGGTGCACACCACGCAGGATCAGAACATCGCCATCATCAACGTGGCGGAAGCACAGGTCGAGTCGCTGCGTGCAGCGCTGGCAGCGGCGGGGCTGAACCTGCCGCAGACCGGCGACAGCGTGGTCGCTTGCCCCGGCGCGGCCACCTGCCGTCTGGGCATCACCTCCAGCACCATCGTTGCGCCCAAGCTGTCTGGCGGCATCAAGGATCTGCGCATCCGCGTGTCTGGCTGCCACAACGGTTGCGCCCAGCCCGAGACCGGTGACATCGGTATCTACGGCGAAGGTAAGCGTCTGCATGGCCGTTTGGTACCGCACTACCAGATGTACTTCGGCGGCTGCGGCATGAGCCACGGTGCGCTGGCGCTGAAAGGCCCTGCAGTTCCCGCTGCGCGTGTGGAAACAGCCATCGCCAAGGTCGCCGAGGCTCATGTCGCCAGTGGCGAAGCCAATTTCTTTGACTGGGTGCGCGCTCAGGACGAGGCGTATTTCAAGACGCTGCTGGCCGACGTGATCGAGGTCAAAGAGGAAGAAGCCGCATCGGTGATGCGCGACCACGGTGACGAAGGCGATTTCCGCGTACTGAATCTGGGCGGCGGTGAATGCGCGGGCGCTTCGCAAGTAATGATCGGTGCGAACTTCTTCGAAGCAGCTCACGAACGCGAGTACCGCAACGCACTGGTGTTCCAGCGCAAATACGCCGAAGCGGCGCATTGCAACGTCGCCATCCTGCGTCTGTTGGGCGGTGGCATCGCTCAGCTGCTGGGCGGTGTGCGTCTGGACAAACTGGAGTTGCTGGCCGAACAGTTGCGCGATCTGGTGCCGGGTGCCGTGTCGGACGAGTTCGCCCGTCTGACTAGCAACTTCGCCCAGCCCGACGAGATCAGCGATGCCGATCTCGCCATCCTGAATCAGGAAGTGGATGCGTGGACGCGCCTAGTCGGCGCGTATGCCACCGAACATGACGAGCAGCTCGACCTGAGCGAAGCGCTGCCTGCGATCTGAAAGGAATGACATGAGTCAATTGGAAAACAAGATAGCAAGCACCCTCGCCATTCTGGAAGCGGCCGTGCGCGACTACGCACCCGTCACCTTCGCCAACAGCCTGGGCGCGGAGGACATGGTATTGACCGACCTGATCGCCGAGAGCGGCTTGAACATCACCATGTTCAGCCTCGATACCGGACGGCTGCCGCAGCAGACCTACGAGCTGATGCAAGAGGTGCGCAAACATTACACGCTGCCGCTGCATGTCTATTACCCGGAAGCCGCTCACGTCGAAAATTTCGTCACCGAGCACGGCGTGAACGGTTTTTACGATAGCGTGGAGAATCGCAAGGCCTGCTGCTACGTGCGCAAGGTGGAGCCGCTGCGCCGTGCCCTAGCCACCAAGCACGCTTGGATCACCGGGATGCGCCGAGAACAGGCGGTGACACGCGGCACGCTGGAAGTCTCTGCCTTCGACGTGGACAACGGCCTGCAAAAGTTCAACCCGCTGCTGGATTGGACGAGCGCCGAGGTGTGGGAATACATCAAGGCCAACGATGTGCCGTACAACGCGCTGCACGACCAGTTCTACCCCAGCATCGGCTGCGCGCCCTGTACCCGCGCCGTCACGCCCGGTGAAGATATTCGCGCTGGTCGCTGGTGGTGGGAGGATGCCGATAGCAAGGAATGCGGCCTGCATGTGGGCAAATCGTCGGCACTGAAATTTGCAGCAATCAACTGAAAGAAAAGAATATGAGCAAACACACTTTCACCCATCTGGACGCACTCGAAAGCGAGTCCATCCACATCATGCGCGAGGTCGCTGCGGAATGTAAGAATCCGGCGCTGCTGTTCTCCGGCGGGAAGGATTCCATCGTGATGCTGCGTCTGGCGGAGAAGGCGTTCAGTCCGGCCAAGTTCCCGTTCCCGCTGGTGCATATCGACACCGAGCACAACTTCCCCGAAGTGATCGAATGCCGCGACAAGCTGGCGAAGGATCTGGGTGAGCGCCTCATCGTGCGTTCGCTGGAAGATTCCATCAAACGTGGCACCATCGTTATCAAGGACGAGAGCAAGCCGCGCAACCCGTTCCAATCGGTGACGCTGCTGGAGACCATCGAGGAGTTCGGCTTCGACGCTTGCATGGGCGGAGCGCGGCGTGATGAAGAAAAAGCGCGTGCCAAGGAGCGCATCTTTTCTTTCCGCGACGAGTTCGGTCAGTGGGACCCGAAGAACCAGCGCCCCGAGTTGTGGGATACCTATAACACCCGCGTCCACGCCGGCGAGAACATCCGCGTGTTCCCGATCTCGAACTGGACGGAGCTGGATATCTGGCAGTACATCGGTCGCGAAAAGCTGCACATCCCGCCGATCTACTACGCGCACGAACGCGAAGTCATCCGTCGCGGCGGCAACGTGATCCCGGTGTCGCACTTGGTGCAGCCCAAGCCAGGCGAAAAGGTCGAAGTGGCGACCGTGCGCTTCCGCACCGTGGGTGACATGACCTGCACCGCACCGGTGGAATCGACCGCCCGTAACGTGGACGAGATCATCGAAGAGACCGCCACCTCCCGTATCACCGAACGCGGCGCAACCCGCATGGACGATCAGACTTCAGACGCGTCAATGGAGCTGAGAAAAAAAGAAGGCTATTTCTAGATCGTCATTCCGGCGTAGGCCGGAATCCAGTCTAAAAATAAATCCCGCGCAGCGGGACAACACCCAAAGGCATATTGAAGAAGACCGCTGGATTCCGGCCTGCGCCGGAATGACGATGCGGAAAAATTTGAGGGTTAAATCATGAGCGACACAACACAGTTACTAAGATTCATCACCGCCGGTTCGGTGGACGACGGCAAGAGCACCCTCATCGGTCGCTTGCTGCACGACTCGAAGTCCATCTTCGAAGACCAGTTCTCGGCGATTTCCAAGACCAGCGAGAAGCGCGGCATGGGCGCGGTTGACTTATCGCTGCTTACTGACGGTTTGCAAGCCGAGCGTGAACAGGGCATCACCATCGACGTGGCCTACCGCTACTTTGCCACGCCACGCCGCAAATACATCATCGGCGACACGCCCGGCCACGAGCAGTACACCCGCAATATGGTCACGGCGGCTTCGACGGCCAACCTCGTCGTCATCTTGATCGATGCGCGCAAAGGCGTGCTGACGCAGACGCGCCGCCACACCTATCTGGCCAGCCTGCTCGGCGTGCCGCATGTGGTGCTGGCGGTGAACAAGATGGACATGGTCGATTATTCGCAGGCGCGCTTCGACGAGATCGTGGCCGAATACCGTCGATTCGCCGCTCCGTTGGGCATAGCCGATCCCGTCTGCATCCCGCTGTCCGCGTTGAACGGCGACATGGTGGTGGACAGGGGCGACAATCTGGACTGGTATCAAGGCCCAGCCCTGCTCGAATTCCTCGACACCGTCGAGATCGACCACGACGTGAACACCACCGATTTCCGTTTCCCCGTGCAGTGGGTGTGCCGCCCACAAACCGACGAACATCACGACTTCCGAGGCTTCATGGGGCGCATCGAGGCGGGCGAAGTGTCGGTCGGCGATGAGATCACCGTGCTGCCATCGGGCCGTACAACCAAAGTGAAAGAGATCGTTACTTATGACGGCAAGCTGCAAACCGCGTTCGCGCCGCAGTCCGTCACGCTGACACTGGAAGATGAGATCGACATCTCGCGGGGCGACCTGTTCGTGCGTAGCTCGGATACGCCGCCGCATGTCGCCAAGGAGTTCCGCGCCATGCTGTGCTGGCTGTCGGAGTCGCCGTTGGACAAACAGCGCAAGTACATCGTCAAGCACACCACGCGCACGGCCAAGTGTTTGTTCAGTAGCCTCGATCACCGCATCGATGTGAACACACTGGAGTTGCACGCCGTCGAAAAGCTGGCGATGAACGATATTGCCCAAGTTTCGATCAAGGTGCAGCAGCCGCTGGTGTTCGACAGCTACGCTACTGACCGCGCCACCGGCAGCTTCATCGTCATCGATGAAGCGACCAACAACACGGTCGCAGCAGGCATGATCGTCTAGCCTCTCACTGGGCAGCATCTTTCAGGGAGCCTCGAAAAATCTACTGCGCGACTCGATTGCGGCGTTGCGCGGTACTCACCCCTCGCCTATCTAATTGATATGTCTCGGATGCTCCGTTCCGTGCGCCTTGCACTCAAGCCGCTCGCTACGATTTTTCGAGGCTCCCTTCAGAGGATGGCTGCTGCCCCACCCGTTACAGCTTTGTGTTATCTTGCGCGCATTCCGCACAAGCCCAGATTGTCATGAGCCTGTTCTCCCTCATCGTCGCCTTACTTTTGGAACAATGGCAGCCTCTCGCCACACGCAGGTTGCGGTTAGACTGGGTACAAGGCTATGTTGATTTCTTTCAGCATCGTTTCAATGCAGGCCAGCATCAGCATGGCAGAATGGCTTGGTTGGCTGCGACTGGACTTCCTCTGCTGGGCATCAGCTTAGCCTTCAATCTACTCGATGCCCTACACCCTCTACTTGCCCTGCTGTTCTGCATACTCATCGTTTACCTGACGCTGGGTTTTCATCAGTCCACACAGCAATTCAACGAGATACACCAAGCTTTGCGTGACGGCGACGATACCCGTGCCGCCACTTTGCTCTCCATCTGGCGCGGTATTCCCAGCTACGAACTCAGTGCTCCCGAACTCGCCCGAGTCGCTATCGAAGAAGCGCTACTGGCGGCACACCGGCATATCTTCGGTGTCATGCTTTGGTTTCTCATCGGCATGTTATTGGGCCTAGGGCCGGCAGGTGCGGTGGTGTACCGGCTGTCTCAATATCTGGATAAGCGCTGGGGGAGCCTGCACGATTCCGATCACGGTGACTTCGGTCAGTTTTCACGACGAGCCTATGCTTGGCTGGAGTGGCTGCCTGTGCGACTGGTCGCAGGTACGTTCGCTATCGTCGGCGATTTTGAAGAGTCCGTGTTTTGCTGGCGCACGCAGGCCAAAAATTGGCTGCAACCGGAACTTGGTATCCTGCTGGCTAGTGGCGCTGGCGCACTCGGTGTGCGACTGGGGCAGCCTATCACCGTAGCGGGTCAGATCGTTGAGCGGCCAGAGTTGGGTGCGGGCGATGAGGCTGATCCTGATTTTATGCAGAGCACCACCGGTCTAGTCTGGCGGACACTGGTGTTCTGGCTGATCGTATTACTGCTGATCACGCTCTCAACGCT from Ferriphaselus amnicola includes these protein-coding regions:
- a CDS encoding nitrite/sulfite reductase, translating into MSINQNNLSDLEEIARFEQAVQTFFNGHIDADRFTAIRLHQGVYGQRQQGVNMLRIKVPGGRLNADQLDALADVVTSHSQKNIAHITTRQSIQIHFIPLAEMPAAMRRLAPTGLTTREACGNTVRNMSACSLAGVCPREHVDIGTYVDGATEHFLRNPLNQQMPRKMKMSFSGCEADCAQSLLHDIGVIAVKQDGKNGFKIKSGGGLGHKPREAIVVAEFVPERELLFAIEALVTLHNKYSDRTKRAKSRIKFLVERFGEEGFITKYREEFERTRIALAQQPYPQGEWRVPTGNEHPGPGAPRKVFAQRQAGLVVLPISVALGEITDVQLHALAAALRVHGLNEVHTTQDQNIAIINVAEAQVESLRAALAAAGLNLPQTGDSVVACPGAATCRLGITSSTIVAPKLSGGIKDLRIRVSGCHNGCAQPETGDIGIYGEGKRLHGRLVPHYQMYFGGCGMSHGALALKGPAVPAARVETAIAKVAEAHVASGEANFFDWVRAQDEAYFKTLLADVIEVKEEEAASVMRDHGDEGDFRVLNLGGGECAGASQVMIGANFFEAAHEREYRNALVFQRKYAEAAHCNVAILRLLGGGIAQLLGGVRLDKLELLAEQLRDLVPGAVSDEFARLTSNFAQPDEISDADLAILNQEVDAWTRLVGAYATEHDEQLDLSEALPAI
- the cysN gene encoding sulfate adenylyltransferase subunit CysN, whose translation is MSDTTQLLRFITAGSVDDGKSTLIGRLLHDSKSIFEDQFSAISKTSEKRGMGAVDLSLLTDGLQAEREQGITIDVAYRYFATPRRKYIIGDTPGHEQYTRNMVTAASTANLVVILIDARKGVLTQTRRHTYLASLLGVPHVVLAVNKMDMVDYSQARFDEIVAEYRRFAAPLGIADPVCIPLSALNGDMVVDRGDNLDWYQGPALLEFLDTVEIDHDVNTTDFRFPVQWVCRPQTDEHHDFRGFMGRIEAGEVSVGDEITVLPSGRTTKVKEIVTYDGKLQTAFAPQSVTLTLEDEIDISRGDLFVRSSDTPPHVAKEFRAMLCWLSESPLDKQRKYIVKHTTRTAKCLFSSLDHRIDVNTLELHAVEKLAMNDIAQVSIKVQQPLVFDSYATDRATGSFIVIDEATNNTVAAGMIV
- a CDS encoding sulfite exporter TauE/SafE family protein; amino-acid sequence: MDWLYTLSGFTVGLIVGVTGVGGGSLMTPLLVLLFGVSPATAVGTDLLYAALTKMGGSYVHGKKGSVDWRVVKLLALGSLPAALFSLWLLKNLSLDEKSLKSLITSVLSVALILTAFALYFKPWLQKLGRSKDGAVFELHAHHLTGATVATGVVLGTLVAISSVGAGALGGAVLLFLYPRMATVKIVGTDIAHAVPLTLVAGLGHAALGTVNFSLLGSLLLGSLPGIWIGSHLSARIPEKVLRLLLATMLLIIGAKLLFYK
- a CDS encoding CobD/CbiB family protein; translation: MSLFSLIVALLLEQWQPLATRRLRLDWVQGYVDFFQHRFNAGQHQHGRMAWLAATGLPLLGISLAFNLLDALHPLLALLFCILIVYLTLGFHQSTQQFNEIHQALRDGDDTRAATLLSIWRGIPSYELSAPELARVAIEEALLAAHRHIFGVMLWFLIGMLLGLGPAGAVVYRLSQYLDKRWGSLHDSDHGDFGQFSRRAYAWLEWLPVRLVAGTFAIVGDFEESVFCWRTQAKNWLQPELGILLASGAGALGVRLGQPITVAGQIVERPELGAGDEADPDFMQSTTGLVWRTLVFWLIVLLLITLSTLVGG
- the cysD gene encoding sulfate adenylyltransferase subunit CysD; translated protein: MSKHTFTHLDALESESIHIMREVAAECKNPALLFSGGKDSIVMLRLAEKAFSPAKFPFPLVHIDTEHNFPEVIECRDKLAKDLGERLIVRSLEDSIKRGTIVIKDESKPRNPFQSVTLLETIEEFGFDACMGGARRDEEKARAKERIFSFRDEFGQWDPKNQRPELWDTYNTRVHAGENIRVFPISNWTELDIWQYIGREKLHIPPIYYAHEREVIRRGGNVIPVSHLVQPKPGEKVEVATVRFRTVGDMTCTAPVESTARNVDEIIEETATSRITERGATRMDDQTSDASMELRKKEGYF
- the cysB gene encoding HTH-type transcriptional regulator CysB, giving the protein MNLQQLRYLQEIARRDLNISQAADALYTSQPGISKQIKLLEEELGIEIFVRNGKRIASITEPGRLVLDIAQRLLLEADNLKLVGQEFRSQDTGSLTIATTHTQARYALPPVVKQFIERYPGVKLNLHQGNPTQIAEQALNGEADIAIATEALDQYDELVTLPCYEWHHCLIVPQDHPLLNEDELTLAKLAEYPIITYDFAFSGRSKINQAFEAEGLTPNIVLSAIDADVIKTYVDLGLGIGIVAEMAFVPERDVRLRRLPLDHLLKSNVTRLALRRNEFLRGYTYHFIELFASHLTRDVVVNTLRKKKETLRE
- a CDS encoding phosphoadenylyl-sulfate reductase, whose protein sequence is MSQLENKIASTLAILEAAVRDYAPVTFANSLGAEDMVLTDLIAESGLNITMFSLDTGRLPQQTYELMQEVRKHYTLPLHVYYPEAAHVENFVTEHGVNGFYDSVENRKACCYVRKVEPLRRALATKHAWITGMRREQAVTRGTLEVSAFDVDNGLQKFNPLLDWTSAEVWEYIKANDVPYNALHDQFYPSIGCAPCTRAVTPGEDIRAGRWWWEDADSKECGLHVGKSSALKFAAIN
- the draG gene encoding ADP-ribosyl-[dinitrogen reductase] hydrolase; the protein is MIATDHAVAAYLGLAIGDALGSTVEFMTPREIVAKYQVHDQLIGGGWLHLKPGQVTDDTTMALALGESILKQGKVDALAAAQAFDGWMRAKPVDIGNTVRRNLLQFRKTGNPAAPYSDHDAGNGAAMRLLPVALATLGQPEESVRAASRAQAHVTHHCALSDAACECLVMMVQDALRGASKNELLHRHAHPLAARHPEFKFRAVRQQSNPSGYVADTMQAVFQSFFDTDDFRGCLIDVVNRGGDADTTGAIAGMLAGALYGLEAIPKVWLGALDDNILRACEAQTHALLEASNTFLS